In Papio anubis isolate 15944 chromosome 17, Panubis1.0, whole genome shotgun sequence, the following are encoded in one genomic region:
- the MRPL12 gene encoding 39S ribosomal protein L12, mitochondrial gives MLPAAARPLWGPCLGLRAAAFRLARRQVPCVCAMRHMRSSGHRRCEALAGAPLDNAPKEYPPKIQQLVQDIASLTLLEISDLNELLKKTLKIQDVGLVPMGGVMPGAVPAAAAQEVVEEELPRAKERTHFTVRLTEANPVDKVKLIKEIKNYIQGINLVQAKKLVESLPQEIKANVAKAEAEKIKAALEAVGGTVVLE, from the exons ATGCTGCCGGCGGCCGCTCGCCCCCTGTGGGGGCCTTGCCTTGGGCTTCGGGCTGCTGCGTTCCGCCTTGCTAG GCGACAGGTGCCATGCGTCTGTGCCATGCGACATATGAGGAGTAGCGGCCATCGGAGGTGTGAGGCCCTTGCTGGTGCACCCCTGGATAACGCCCCCAAGGAGTACCCCCCCAAGATTCAGCAACTGGTCCAGGACATCGCCAGCCTCACTCTCCTGGAAATCTCAGACCTCAACGAGCTCCTGAAG AAAACATTGAAGATCCAGGATGTCGGGCTTGTGCCGATGGGTGGTGTGATGCCTGGGGCTGTCCCTGCTGCAGCAGCCCAGGAG GTGGTGGAAGAAGAGCTCCCCAGAGCGAAAGAACGGACACATTTCACCGTCCGCCTGACTGAGGCGAACCCCGTGGACAAAGTGAAGCTGATCAAGGAAATCAAGAACTACATCCAGGGCATCAACCTCGTCCAG GCAAAGAAGCTGGTGGAGTCCCTGCCCCAGGAAATCAAAGCCAATGTCGCCAAAGCCGAGGCGGAGAAGATCAAGGCGGCCCTGGAAGCGGTGGGCGGCACGGTGGTTCTGGAGTAG